The following DNA comes from Podarcis raffonei isolate rPodRaf1 chromosome 10, rPodRaf1.pri, whole genome shotgun sequence.
CAGTATAAGATTTCAGAATGTGtgtcttctggggtttttttgggggggggcattgtatTTTTCTATATATCTTAATTATTTTGTACATTGGATCATTTTTGTACATGAAGATTaaacctgctttttaaaatgttaggGCTCTTTTTATTCAACTTTTTGTTTGTGTTGTCTTAGGTATTGTGAATGTATTGTTGACTACTCCACTCTGGGTAGTGAATACACGTCTGAAACTCCAGGGGGCCAAATTCAGAAATGAAGACATTGTGCCGACTAACTACAAAGGCATTGCAGGTAGGCATTTGTTGTCGTTTCTGTTAGTTTGCATTGGTACTTTTTAGTAGATTTGTGGACTGAAGGCTTTCATTTACAAAATGGATGCTATAGGCAGCTCTTTTGCTGTTCAGTTTATAGAATCAACCCCTTTTAAAACAGTGAGCTATTAGATAATCAGGAAAGACATATAACAGTAAGAAAGTTTATAGTGTATTACATGTGTGCCAGCATATCCAACACTGACTCAGCCATCACTCTTTTCTGTTCTCCTATGTTCAATCCAGTCTCTCcccctttaaaaatgaaagtgcCACATAAATATTAATACATTTAATAGTCATCTGtccccaactttttttttaatgaaatggggTTGGTTTCCAACAATGTGATCCCAGTAGCACAATGACTTCATCTTCTCTGTGTATGCAGTCTAAGGCCCCCAAATAAGTCCTGGGGTTTTCCCCAAATCGCTGGAGAAGATTTggggaggagtgtggggagaggaggagtgAACTTTCCTTTAGCacaggcagaagtccttgtgctaacTGGACAATCAGGATACAGCCCTGATAGTTTAAATTGCAAAACAGCTTAGAAATGGGAGGGAGGTTTCTTGGTGGTGTTTTATTGGTGGGAAAACTGCCAATCAGTATTGGAATCAGGACTCCTGGATTGCCTGTTGTTGTGTTCAGAGTTTTTGAAGGTATGGTTGCCATAATTACATTACAAAACACGTTCCATTACAAAACATGTTCTGGGTGAACTAAGTGATTGCTGCATGTGATAAAAATGCTCACTGCAGTATCTTATCATTTCACTTAGTCCCCATAACTGTGTGAGAATATATTAGAGCAACATCTTGGGGCCTGGGATGGATTAAGAGGATGAGCAGAATATGTGAAATGACATAGCTTTGAAGAAATGAAGCTTTGGCAGGGTCTGtgggggaagaaaggaaaagCCCAGAGGAAGGGAGATAGGTAGGTTTTTGGGAAGCCCAGAAGGACCTTGTCATAGTCAGATCTTGGTCCTCAATGAGACCAATACATCAATGAGAccaatagaaaagaaaagaaaaatattcctCATCCCTGGATTACAAGTTGATAGGCAAAATATGCAATTTGTTTCTTCCTCTGCGCGCAAACTGTTGTTGAATATTTAAGATCCCTGTATCTTAAATATTCTTAAAAGATTCCCGCTTCTTCTTTATCCTTCCCATTAGATGCCTTTCATCAGATAATAAGAGATGAAGGAGTCTCAGCTTTGTGGAATGGTACTTTTCCTTCGCTGCTCCTGGTATTCAATCCTGCCATACAGTTCATGTTCTATGAAGGGCTTAAGAGGAAGATTCTGAAGAGGCAACTACAGGTGAGATTCCAAGGCCTGCAAATAATTTAGTTGAACTCTGACTTTAGACGTTGGTCCTATGAAACCTTTTCCTTTATTCACTTTGTTAAATTCATATATTGCTAGATTTCTTTCTGCAGCCATATAACCTTTTCTTTATTTACACTTACAGCTTTCTTCGCTAGATGCATTTGTTATTGGAGCAATAGCCAAAGCGATCGCTACTACGCTCACTTACCCTATGCAGACAGTACAGTCCATTTTACGGGTGGGTATCCATCGCACCAGATCACTTTCATTTTACTGTTTCTTTATACAGTTGCCTTTGGCCAGTGTTCCAGAACTCAAATTGACAAACATCTATTCCTTCTTAATTTATTGCTGTGGTTGAAGAGCACACCTTCTCTTAACTAAGTCTAGAAAGCTCCTTGAGTCATAATCACTCTAACTGAATGGGCAAGAAACTGCGGCAAATGTGAGGTTACACTTCTGATTGTAAACAAAAGCATATTTCTTTCGGgggaaatgagtacagtggtacctcgggttacatacgcttcaggttacacacgcttcaggttacagactccgctaacccagaaatactgcttcaggttaagaactttgcttcagaatgagaacagaaatcgtgctccagcggcgcagcagcagcaggaggccccattagttaaagtggtgcttcaggttaagaacagtttcaggttaagtacggacctctggaacgaattaagtacttaacccgaggtacaactgtaactgTTTTAGCATCTTGTGTTCTAACTGCATAACATATGCTCTCCATATTGGATGCTCTGGGCAACTTTTCCTACTTCTTAGAATACATAACTACTTAGCACTTAGGCTAGATTTCCCAGTTGGCTCTCTGCATAGACATTGTATGTGGGAAGAGTCTGACAACCCCATATTCTTTTGCTTAGAGAGGACATCTTTATTCTACCACTGCTACCACTCCAGCCATAATGAAAATGCATAATTTTGATGTGTATGGCTTTGTTTGGTCAATATTTAACATATTTTGGGGTGAGGGGAGACTGCAAGCTGCTCTGACCTGAGCAAGAAACATATTATTTAGCACtgaacaattggatatgggaGAACGATTTGAATACAGGGCTGGATCACTGATTGGAGATCAGGCATTGTAAATAGAAATTAGGAGAAAATAAAGCAGGAAAAGTTGCTCATTGATTCATTTTGTCTCCTTTTCAGTTTGGACGTCACCACCTGAACCCAGAAAACAGGAGACTAGGCAGCCTTAAGAATGTTATCTACCTTCTTCGACAGAGAATAAAGTAAGCTTTGTCTTTATTTTATCCATATATATATCTTAATATTGTCCTCTACTGTATCAACATCCTGATAATCTGCCCTAAATAgctgtataatttttatttaataaaaagttgacctttaaagcactaaaagGGTCATACGAGATCAATAATCCTCTTTATGAAGACTTTTTGATCTAGTGTGATGGAAATATTAAGCAAGCCGGGTCATTATTTTCCAAATATAATAGTCACTGCTAAGTTTACCACTTAATTTATCTATTTTCCCCTACTCTGCATTTGCACTCAACAGGCATGTTAGGCAGCTTATAATGATAATACTACAATGTAACTTGGAGCAGCCTTATGATGAAATTATAGGTATTCATTGTAGTGCTAGGAAAATCCTTGTACGAGCAGAGTGATTTCTAGTTGTACAACAGGGCTCCCGCTAAATTTGTTTGGGAGGTTCACCCACCCCTCTGGAGCAGAGGTCATTTTGGAGACTATTTTCCAGGCACCCCCACCATCTGAGGTACAGATAGAGCTTCTCATTGGTGGCCCCCTGTTGGTGGAATTCCTTCAACAGAAAGGCTCACCTGATACTGTATTAGattggtatataaattgtattaTACTGGTATATAAAACACCCTAGAAGCTTTGAGAACAGATAGTacataaacaatttaaaaaaataaacgggCTTTTCACTTACCAGTTGTTTGAGatttgggggaaagcagcagatgAGAGAAGGGTTAAGCATTCTTCTGTCGGACACTTTTCTCCTGTAAATCAtgctccccccgcctgcactCTTTTTGAAAAGAGGAGCAGTAGCACTTGGAGGAAGAACGTTTCAATCCTAGGTAGTTTTAATAGTTGGTGGTGGAGGCAAGAACAGACATACTTTATGATGTCCTGGCATTGTATGCCATTTTCCCTACATTTGTAAAGTACTTTCTTACCATATGCTAAATCTGTTTTCTTGATAGGCGCTTTGGATTAGTAGGTCTCTACAAAGGCCTTGAAGCAAAGTTGCTTCAAACAGTCCTCACTGCTGCACTGATGTTCCTGGTCTATGAAAAAATTACTGCTGCTACTTTCACAGTCATGGGATTAAAACGTTCACTTAGGAACTGAAGTCTGGGCCTCCACAACACATTAAGCTCGGGGAAAGAAAGACACAAGCTGGTACACAACTGGGTGCCATGGAAGCTTCCTCTCAAAGGCTACAGGACTCTTCCGCTGTGTTCTTGCTCTCAAAGCTTCAGAATGTACCTGAAGGGGAAGCTTGAAGAGTAATCTGGAACTCTGCACTGTCGGTCACTGTATGGTGGCTTGACCATCTTTCTCTGCAGCTATTTTGATTAGGAAGCAAACTGGAAAATAAAATTTCACTGTTGAGAAAAAGAAGACTACTAAACTCATTGGATAGCTTTAGTTACTCAGTGTGTATAATTCATTCTCCATTTGCTGTCAGTGTTTTTCACGGGTTTGATATTGTATAACCTCATTGATTATTGGCCCATTAAAAGACTTCATTAAATAACTATTCTTTTAGTATAAGCTTTCTTTTAATTTGCACAGTTGACCTAAAAGAACTGTCCTGTAGAGTCTTCTGCCTACAGTAGACTAAGGTCTATGCAAATAGATTGCTTTAAGCTCAACTTTGTTTAGTATCCCAATGTCTCATCCAATGTGGTAAAAATTATTAATATATATCAAGAATTGGTAACCTTTTTGGTCAGAGGGTCACATTTGCACTTCACCAGGAGAATCACTAGAAGATCACCTTCCTAATTGCCTCTCACATTTCCCAATGGGGCATTAGGAGTGTTCAGTGGCCTATGCAAATGGCTCACTTCCCAAGATTATATTTTTCAAGTTGTGAGAGGAACTTTGTTTCAGGTGTTAACCAGTGCTGCTCAGTTGTTCTCTGAGTACCCTTGAAGTACTCAGAGATTCCTGAACACTCACAAAATTGGGAATGGAGGACTCCGTGAGACTCTCTACTGCCATTACTATTATCACCCCACATCTGCATTGTTCGTTTTGTTTAGCAGTGGAGCCACTTCTTTCACCAGTGCAAAATATGGCAGGTGTCTTTCAGGGCAAACAGAAAGTCCTTGCAGGCCAATTCTGGCCCATGGGGCAGTTCTTCCACATGCTCAGTATACACCAGTGATGAAAGTCTATCAGATTCCTGCTAGAACTGGTCTTATCAGATTCATATTCCTTAAGTTTAAGAAATTGAAAAGTTCCTTATATTCTCTTCTGCACTGTGACATATTCGATCTGAAATGGAAAATTGGGAGTTTATACAAGTAGtaatctgaagactgcaaaaccaTCTTATTCATATTCTAGTACTCTGTTTTCATGAGTCTCAAAAATGCTTTACCTGAGATTCTGAAAATCTGAATCATCGGCTAAAACCTAGTTTCTGTCAGTATTGAATAGAGTGGAGTATCCCTTTCTTACCTCCAACCCACCAGAAAGGCCATCTTGGATATGACAGCTTCAactcagtattattattactatgtgaGCTGGTTCAAGCTTCATGATAACACAGGAACAGGTAATGTTCAGCCTTGGGCtttcacactttccccctccctctcttgtaGCTGGAGCCACGAGGAGAGCAGCAACATTTACTTCCATTTTTTGCTAACTGCAACTGGTTTCATCTGAAGCCAACAAACCACCCCAATAAACAATCTCAATAGTTGTTTGTTTGAAATAAGCTAACTTCACGCCACAGAATATTGAAGTTGACTTGTTTTAACAGACCATAGTTTCACTACAATTTAAAGTTCAGATGTAAAGTGAAAGCTGCTGAAGAGGTTAATGGAACACATGAGCCAATGCTTTATTATTCCATGACAAACAATGGTATACTGTTAGGCTGAAATTGGCTTTAAGTGTAAATATGACACAGAATTAAAACTGCAACTGAATTTTGAAGGAGAAAGTTggagaaaacaaaaaccaagtgCCAGCCATATTATTGTAGCTTGTAATTTGGCAGTCTTTTCTTGCATTCAAAGCAGTGCAAAACTGGAAAGTACGCAGTAGTGCTTTTTGGTATTTCTGCCAGCAGCAGCTGCGATTCCTTTTCGGACCGTTGGGTCTACTGCTGGAACATCAGCTTCATCTGTTTTGGAGTTCTGCTATTCCTCCATTTCTCCTAACTCAAGCACACCTCACTCAAGTTCCTCCTCTAATAAACCCAAATCCCACTTCTTACACCTGTGTTGCGTgctaccccagtctctgagcagtgagagatcCCAGGAGTTCCAAACACTTTCCCAGTATACAATCTGAGAATGAGGGAGctcacagcattaaaaaaaacccatagaGTCTGCTACCTCTTTATGTTTCCAGAGAAGCCCTGAAGTCCAGCTTAGGCTCAGCACCAGGCAAGACATGTGTCTCTGTCAGCCACTTCCAACCTTTCACATCTGGTTATTGTTCTCCTATTTACCAGCTAAGTAAGTGGAGCGAGTGAAGGGCCCAACCATTTGTTCTATGGCACAGAACAACTTATTTGGATATTCGAAATCACTCTACTTAActagccagccaaagccattacCTTGTGCTATAAACACATGCCCAGATTGGTAGAGTTTATGAATGCCTGCGATGGGCAGaccaatttttgtgtgtgagagtcaGTTACCTCACTCTGTCTCTGTATTCTTCAGCAATAAAATGGGACAGATGCTATATGTAAATGCTTTATTTTGTAATAATGTACTGAACATATATGTGTGTTTCATTTAGCCTGTGATGTGGCTCAATTGATTGCATTATTTGGTATGGTTTGATCTGCACATGCTTTCTTCATCCCAGCTTTCTACTTATGATGACACCCTTTTGTCTTTGATTATGTTGGGTTGAACTGTGAGAACTTCAAACTGTGTGGGTGTTTTGCTTGGCAGAAGTGATCTAAAGATGTGGCAATGCAATTCAGGGGGGTAAATACCTTTTGCTATTTAATCCCTTTCTCCTCAAACAGATTATGTTCCCTAATCCTACCCTAGTACTTTCATCtatctttcattttattttatttaaacaaatttatattaaaaagtaGGTAGCCGCTCAATTCAGATTTGGGCCACTTATTTCAGCCAACTTGTGGCCTACATAACACACATCAGAAAGCTATTAACTACAGATTCATTACATATCTTGCATCAACCAAGCTCATCTTTCCAAATCTGTCCCTGCATCTGTGCAGACCATTTCTCTGGATCTTCCAGCTGAGGTAAGTAATAAAACTTTGCTACATTACATGAGTCCATttgtccttttgtgtgtgtggacttGGTTCACCAGTTTTTCCAGCTGAGCGACATTCCATACCATGAGGTACCATGAGTCCAGAGAAATCTTATTGCGTACTTTCCTGTTTTGAAACCCTAGCCTAGCTGTTACCAGCAAAAACACTTAAAGAGTAATAGGTCTTTTTTTGCATTATCCCCTTGTCTGCCATAACTTTCCACAAACATATTTCCTGTTATTTATAACCCTATTATGCTTTGTGTTGATTTCGAGTCCTTGTCAGCTTCAAGTTGACCATTCATAATTGAACAAAGGCATGAAAAGTTTAAGTGATAACTGTCAGGTCACAGACTTGGTCTTTATTTCTTACAATTTAACTTACTGCAACATTTTTGAGAAATCAATTGTTCATCCTCCGCATCTCAGTGGGTACTGACAGAGACGATCTATCTATAACTGGCTAATAGAGTTGCAGTGGTTTCAGACACCCAGTTTTTCAGCTGCATAATGGCACTTAGTAATTGATTTCAATAAGGCAAAAGTTGTGTGAAGAGTATCTTTCACATTTCAGCTCTGCATCTAGCAGAGTTGGTTGTTTCCAAGGTGCTCTCCAGGTACGAGAATAGATGCACAGATGCTAATTGTGTTGGGACCATGGGCAGCACCACATGGGAGGCAAGAATGAGTTTTTAATTGAGCTTTAAAGCTTCTGAAAACTAGTATATTTATTAGTAAGATCAGAAACTCGCTTTTTAAATTAGTGTCAATTCCAATAAGATTAGCTGTGTTACAATAAACTAGTTATGCCACTAGATTCGTTCTGCTTTAAATGCAATTGGAaatttttgttatgtttgtagtcTATTGTAAACACACACCAGATTCTGGCACAATAAAACTGAAAGAGTTTAATATTCAAATGGTGTTAATTATAGTCATATCTAAAAACAATTTCCCACTGCTGTAACTTGTTCCAGTGATCTGTATACAGTAGATTAACATAGAAATGCTATTATATGGCACAGCCACTAGAGGTCATAGGATGCCAGTAAATACATTATGCTATGTGCAGACTTAGGTATTTTTAAATGGAGGCGTTCAAAGTAGGTCTTAGGCTGCATAGTTAGAATAATTTAATGAAAACCATGTTATTCCTTACACTGTTTAACCTTTGTTGGCCTTAAACAGAAAGGTGTTTAAGTATTGTTAAGTGGGGAACTTTTCCATTCTTTCAAATGATTGTGGAATTAAAAGGAATCTTATGCACTAGGAAGTGATtgataaaacattacagtattgCAGTATTGTGGTTATTTTGGATTAGTAAAAATAGAGCACAAGGGTGTTAATCTGTGCTTTATGTAGCATTTGTGagtcaaaaaaaagagaaaatgttgaAGACTTCCTAAGACCGGGAGAAGCAAATAAAGCATGGAGAAAGTATCTGGTCTACACAGGAGGAAACTAGGGAACCAAATAATATACATATAGAATAGCAGAATATCACTGAAGCATTCTAGTACCATTGATCAACAATATGTGGTGTATGTATCTAAAGCTTAAACAAAATGCCTTAATAATTACAAAATGTGGGAGACAGATCAAGCATGTGACACTTAGGGAAAGCATCAAAACTAATCGACCCTCTTCTAAAGATGTCCTTAATTCCACTGTGAAATTTCTTTATAGTGTACAAGGGGCCTCAGCCATTTGGAAAAGCAGGAAGAAGACCACTTGGAGAACCGTATTCCTTGAAGTATAatttgttttggaactacaaacAGAGAGAAAACAGCAGGCAGCACCTCTATTTCTACAGCCCCGTAACATGAATGCTTATATTTTTAGCAATATGCTGTCCTGAATTGACCCTGATTTTCTTTAGTAATCTCTGATGCTAGATAGTCGAAATAGTATTAGTATTGGGGAACAGAGGGGCTGTGGTTGTGAACAATCTGCCTTTGACAATCTACAGTTATGCATTACATTTATTTGGACTAATCAAGGTGccacaaaatagtgagcaagcttttgagtttttCTGAACATCAGGCTGGATGTTACATACAGTGAGAGGTAGGAAGAAGGTGAAGCAAGAACATATTGGCTTAATGTTTCTAGCTAGGTCTGCCCCTACATCTGATGTAGGCAGCAGATATTGGAGGTGGCAAGAGCCACCAACTGCTCCTCCTAACCTAACCTGATCTGCACCCCTTAAGTAAGCATGCTACCATAAGGTATGGTAAGGGATGTTATCTCAGCATTGAAATAAAATTCAAATGTTTTAAGTCATCAGTCCAGTTGGATTTTGTAAGTGCAACAGGGGGGATGAAAGTCCTGTAGTTACTCAGATCTGCCTTAAGTTCCAGGTCAGAGCAgaagtaaacaacaacatagaTATTTTTTATATTAGCAAAGCTGAAGATCAGTTTTAGGTGATGTACTACTaggtaaaaaaccccaaagccaaATTAGGTAGTTTCTTCTAGGAGTTGGGAAATACATAACCCACAAAAAGCAAACTgtctcagtggcgtagcatggggggtgcagggggggccggccgcactgggcacaacatctgggggttagggttagggggtgcaaatccacgggttagggggcgcaaattacttgccttgccccgggtgctgacaacccacgctacgccactgaactgTCTCTTTAGCTGGTGGAAAATTAATCTGGTCATAGATACATATAAAATCCGTTCtgaaaatgccttttttaaaaaaatgtttttaaaaatatattgaatttttcataaggctcaccatttccatctagtgtcacattgtatattgcacttaaaacacacaaaaaacattttCTTTGCAGCTGTAGAAACTGTTCCTTTTGCTAGATTCCTCCTCAACATGGGAAGCAGTCTTACATCAAGTCAGTTTGGCCCCACCTTGTTCAGTCCTTTTGGCATTCCTGGATCGAGTTTGccccagccctgtctggaggTGTCAGGCAGGGATGGAACCTGTGGCTTTTTACCTGCGAAGCACCTGCCCTACTACTGAGCAGCGGTTGAAGTTTCAGAAATTTCGCATGCTTGatagaatgtttttaaaaatgctcccAGTATGTTTTTTTCTCCAAACCTTTTACTGGCAAG
Coding sequences within:
- the SLC25A17 gene encoding peroxisomal membrane protein PMP34 isoform X1; amino-acid sequence: MAVVFSYESLVHAVAGAVGSMTAMTVFFPLDTARLRLQVDEKCKSKRTHKVLLEIIKEEGILAPYRGWFPVISSLCCSNFVYFYTFNSLKAVWVKGHHSTTGKDLILGVVAGIVNVLLTTPLWVVNTRLKLQGAKFRNEDIVPTNYKGIADAFHQIIRDEGVSALWNGTFPSLLLVFNPAIQFMFYEGLKRKILKRQLQLSSLDAFVIGAIAKAIATTLTYPMQTVQSILRFGRHHLNPENRRLGSLKNVIYLLRQRIKRFGLVGLYKGLEAKLLQTVLTAALMFLVYEKITAATFTVMGLKRSLRN
- the SLC25A17 gene encoding peroxisomal membrane protein PMP34 isoform X2, which translates into the protein MAVVFSYESLVHAVAGAVGSMTAMTVFFPLDTARLRLQVDEKCKSKRTHKVLLEIIKEEGILAPYRGWFPVISSLCCSNFVYFYTFNSLKAVWVKGHHSTTGKDLILGVVAGIVNVLLTTPLWVVNTRLKLQGAKFRNEDIVPTNYKGIADAFHQIIRDEGVSALWNGTFPSLLLVFNPAIQFMFYEGLKRKILKRQLQLSSLDAFVIGAIAKAIATTLTYPMQTVQSILRFGRHHLNPENRRLGSLKNVIYLLRQRINWSHEESSNIYFHFLLTATGFI